In bacterium, the following proteins share a genomic window:
- a CDS encoding YebC/PmpR family DNA-binding transcriptional regulator, whose amino-acid sequence MSGHSKWSTIKRAKGAKDAARGKLFGRLIKEITIAARDGGGDIDANPRLRLAVDKAKGANMPNDNIKRAIQRGTGEVEGVNYEEITYEGYGPGGVAFLIETITDNKNRTVAEIRHLFSKNNGNLAEAGAVGWKFDRKGIVTIPKKYEEEELMLIAIEAGAEDMSTEEDHFEIVTESSSLEDVKKALEENSIEVEEAEVQMVPQNTLKVDGKDAEGVIRLLEVLEDHDDVQNVYADFDIDADVLESLQQG is encoded by the coding sequence ATGTCTGGTCATTCCAAATGGTCGACCATCAAACGGGCGAAGGGCGCCAAGGATGCCGCACGCGGCAAGCTTTTCGGCCGCCTCATCAAGGAAATAACGATTGCCGCCCGTGACGGCGGCGGTGATATTGACGCCAATCCCCGGCTTCGGCTTGCTGTTGACAAGGCCAAAGGCGCCAACATGCCCAACGACAACATCAAACGCGCCATCCAGCGCGGAACCGGTGAAGTCGAAGGCGTCAACTATGAAGAAATCACGTATGAGGGATACGGTCCGGGTGGCGTGGCATTCCTCATCGAGACCATCACCGATAACAAGAACCGCACAGTCGCGGAAATCCGCCACCTCTTCTCGAAGAATAACGGCAACCTCGCCGAGGCCGGCGCCGTGGGATGGAAGTTCGACCGCAAGGGCATCGTCACCATCCCGAAGAAATACGAAGAAGAAGAGCTCATGCTGATCGCCATCGAGGCCGGTGCGGAAGACATGAGCACGGAGGAGGATCACTTCGAAATCGTCACCGAATCTTCCAGTCTCGAGGACGTCAAAAAAGCGCTTGAGGAAAACAGCATCGAGGTCGAGGAGGCCGAAGTGCAGATGGTGCCGCAGAACACGTTGAAGGTGGACGGCAAGGACGCCGAAGGCGTCATCCGTCTGCTGGAAGTGCTCGAAGATCATGACGATGTGCAGAATGTCTACGCCGACTTCGATATCGATGCCGACGTGCTCGAATCACTGCAGCAGGGCTGA